In Cyprinus carpio isolate SPL01 chromosome B16, ASM1834038v1, whole genome shotgun sequence, the following are encoded in one genomic region:
- the LOC109084921 gene encoding ras-related protein Rab-39B, whose product METNRDPGAISALMKCLYSFKIVMIRDGNVGKSCMLYRYINGLFPEKIYCTMGADFRIHILEVKPGVRVKLQIWDTTGNEAFWKHQVVQSYIPHSAGCLLVLDLGNRESFRVAEHQYTEVCNRVNPYTVLFVLVGHKCDRKEQEVTQEEVEEFASELRAPYIEASARSGHNVAEAFELLTRRIYQGYLSGEVRLHESWGKIHENKTN is encoded by the exons ATGGAGACCAACAG GGATCCTGGAGCAATATCAGCCCTCATGAAGTGCCTGTACAGTTTTAAAATCGTCATGATACGTGACGGTAATGTGGGCAAGTCATGCATGCTGTATCGATACATAAATGGCTTGTTTCCAGAGAAAATATACTGTACCATGGGAGCAGACTTCAGAATTCACATCCTAGAGGTGAAGCCAGGTGTGAGAGTAAAGCTACAGATTTGGGATACTACTGGTAATGAAGCGTTTTG GAAGCATCAGGTTGTCCAGTCTTATATTCCTCATTCAGCTGGATGCCTGCTGGTGCTTGACCTGGGCAATCGTGAGTCTTTCAGAGTCGCTGAGCATCAGTACACAGAGGTGTGTAATAGAGTGAATCCCTACACTGTCCTTTTTGTACTTGTGGGACACAAGTGTGACAGAAAAGAGCAGGAAGTGACTCAAGAGGAGGTGGAAGAGTTTGCAAGTGAATTGAGAGCACCATACATCGAGGCCTCGGCTAGATCGGGTCACAATGTGGCAGAAGCTTTTGAGCTGTTGACCCGACGCATTTATCAGGGCTATCTGAGTGGAGAGGTGCGTTTACATGAAAGCTGGGGCAAGATCCATGAAAACAAGACCAACTAG
- the LOC109084924 gene encoding ras-related protein Rab-39B-like, translating to MDLTLWQYQFRIIMLGDSTVGKSSMLKRYTEDLFLECINQTVGVDFFVHFLEVEPGVRVKLQFWDTAGQERFRSVTRSYYRNSVGGLLVFDLGNRKSFENVQQWYAEVCERVQPFTVLFVLVGHKSDRVKAGERAVNRTEAEKLASQLGAVYIEASSKTGHNVKEAFELLTRRVYQGIKSGEIQLRDGWDGVKSSAPTDQTLQKIQNNEAAEKNKSCSC from the exons ATGGATCTCACTTTGTGGCAGTACCAGTTTCGAATCATCATGCTAGGAGACTCCACGGTGGGCAAATCATCCATGTTGAAGCGCTACACTGAGGATCTGTTTCTGGAGTGCATCAACCAAACAGTCGGAGTGGACTTCTTTGTACACTTCCTAGAGGTGGAACCTGGGGTGAGGGTCAAACTGCAGTTCTGGGACACAGCTGGTCAGGAGAGGTTTAG GTCTGTGACTCGCTCCTACTACCGTAACTCAGTCGGAGGTCTTCTGGTGTTCGATCTGGGCAACCGCAAATCTTTCGAAAACGTGCAGCAGTGGTATGCAGAGGTGTGTGAACGTGTGCAACCCTTCACTGTGCTCTTTGTGCTGGTGGGACACAAAAGTGACAGGGTCAAAGCTGGAGAGCGAGCCGTGAACCGTACTGAGGCAGAAAAGCTCGCAAGCCAATTGGGAGCAGTGTACATCGAGGCCTCATCAAAAACAGGTCACAATGTGAAAGAGGCCTTTGAACTCTTGACCCGGAGGGTTTATCAGGGCATAAAAAGCGGAGAGATCCAGTTGCGTGACGGGTGGGATGGAGTCAAGAGCTCAGCACCTACAGACCAAACACTCCAGAAGATACAAAACAATGAAGCTGCTGAGAAAAATAAGAGCTGTTCTTGTTAA
- the taf12 gene encoding transcription initiation factor TFIID subunit 12 isoform X1 has protein sequence MTQYTPQTSRSNFLTVVKAEASTPPISTNMANSTVAPGKVPGTPGPAGRLSPEGTQVLSKKKLQDLVREIDPNEQLDEDVEEMLLQIADDFIESVVTAACQLARHRKSNTLEVKDVQLHLERQWNMWIPGFGSDEIRPYKKACTTEAHKQRMALIRKTTKK, from the exons ATGACCCAGTACACACCACAGACTAGTCGCTCTAACTTCTTAACTGTTGTGAAAGCAGAAGCTTCAACACCACCCATCTCCACCAACATGGCCAACAGCACCGTCGCCCCCGGGAAAGTTCCAGGCACCCCTGGACCTGCAGGAAGACTGAGCCCTGAAGGCACTCAG GTGCTTAGTAAGAAGAAACTGCAGGATCTTGTGAGAGAAATTGACCCTAATGAGCAACTCGATGAAGATGTGGAGGAG ATGCTCTTGCAGATTGCCGATGACTTCATTGAGAGTGTGGTGACGGCGGCGTGCCAACTTGCGCGACACAGGAAGTCAAACACCCTTGAAGTGAAAGATGTCCAGCTACACCTGG AACGACAGTGGAACATGTGGATTCCTGGTTTTGGTTCAGATGAGATCCGACCGTATAAGAAGGCTTGCACCACAGAAGCTCACAAACAG AGAATGGCATTGATCCGCAAAACAACCAAAAAGTAG
- the taf12 gene encoding transcription initiation factor TFIID subunit 12 isoform X2 has product MANSTVAPGKVPGTPGPAGRLSPEGTQVLSKKKLQDLVREIDPNEQLDEDVEEMLLQIADDFIESVVTAACQLARHRKSNTLEVKDVQLHLERQWNMWIPGFGSDEIRPYKKACTTEAHKQRMALIRKTTKK; this is encoded by the exons ATGGCCAACAGCACCGTCGCCCCCGGGAAAGTTCCAGGCACCCCTGGACCTGCAGGAAGACTGAGCCCTGAAGGCACTCAG GTGCTTAGTAAGAAGAAACTGCAGGATCTTGTGAGAGAAATTGACCCTAATGAGCAACTCGATGAAGATGTGGAGGAG ATGCTCTTGCAGATTGCCGATGACTTCATTGAGAGTGTGGTGACGGCGGCGTGCCAACTTGCGCGACACAGGAAGTCAAACACCCTTGAAGTGAAAGATGTCCAGCTACACCTGG AACGACAGTGGAACATGTGGATTCCTGGTTTTGGTTCAGATGAGATCCGACCGTATAAGAAGGCTTGCACCACAGAAGCTCACAAACAG AGAATGGCATTGATCCGCAAAACAACCAAAAAGTAG
- the LOC109092123 gene encoding CTP synthase 1-like: MFLIFGFICYFRVQTLLMMKYILVTGGVISGIGKGIIASSVGTILKSCGLHVTAIKIDPYINIDAGTFSPYEHGEVFVLDDGGEVDLDLGNYERFLDIRLTRDNNLTTGKIYQSVINKERRGDYLGKTVQVVPHITDAIQERVMRQAKVSVDDDGIEPEVCVIELGGTVGDIESMPFIEAFRQFQFKVKRENFCNIHVSLVPQPNSTGEQKTKPTQNSVRELRGLGLSPDLIVCRCSTPLETAVKEKISMFCHVEPEQVICIQDVSSIYRVPLLLEDQGMLEFFCRRLDLSIEMRPRKMLTKWKEMSDRSDRLLEQTSIALVGKYTKLSDSYASVIKALEHSALAINYKLEVKYIDSADLEPAALQEEPVKYHEAWQKLCSADGVLVPGGFGVRGTEGKIQAINWARRQKKPFLGVCLGMQLAVCEFARNVLGWEDANSTEFDPETKHPVVIEMPEHNPGQMGGTMRLGKRRTLFKNTSSFLRKLYGDAEYVDERHRHRFEVNPELKQHFEDRGFRFVGQDLEGERMEIIELDDHPYFVGVQYHPEFTSRPIKPSPPYFGLLLAASGKLQNYLQKGCRLSPRDTYSDRSGSSSPDSEISEIKFPSLS; the protein is encoded by the exons ATGTTTTTAATCTTCGGTTTTATATGTTACTTTCGAGTTCAG ACGCTGTTGATGATGAAGTACATATTGGTGACAGGCGGTGTGATATCTGGCATTGGGAAAGGGATCATAGCCAGCAGTGTGGGCACTATACTCAAATCATGTGGCCTGCATGTCACTGCTATCAAAATCGACCCTTACATCAACATCGATGCAGGCACTTTCTCTCCCTATGAACATG GTGAAGTGTTTGTGCTGGATGATGGCGGCGAGGTGGACTTAGATTTAGGGAACTATGAACGTTTTCTGGACATCCGGCTAACAAGGGACAACAATTTGACAACAGGGAAGATCTATCAGTCTGTTATAAACAAGGAGAGGAGAGGGGATTACTTGGGTAAAACTGTACAAG TGGTACCACACATCACCGATGCTATACAGGAACGGGTCATGCGACAGGCGAAGGTCTCAGTGGATGATGACGGTATTGAACCAGAAGTCTGTGTCATTGAG CTTGGAGGTACAGTCGGAGATATTGAGAGTATGCCTTTCATTGAAGCTTTTAGACAGTTTCAGTTTAAAGTGAAACGGGAGAATTTTTGTAACATCCATGTCAGTCTTGTACCTCAG CCCAATTCAACAGGAGAACAGAAGACCAAACCCACACAGAACAGTGTTCGGGAGCTTCGTGGACTTGGCCTGTCACCTGATCTT ATTGTTTGTCGTTGCTCCACTCCATTGGAAACTGCCGTGAAAGAGAAGATCTCCATGTTTTGCCATGTAGAACCTGAACAGGTGATCTGCATACAAGACGTGTCCTCCATCTACAGAGTACCTCTACTCTTGGAGGATCAGGGCATGCTTGAGTTCTTCTGCCGCAGGCTGGACTTGTCCATTGAGATGAGACCTCGCAAAATGCTCACAAAATGGAAGGAGATGTCAGACCG ATCTGACCGACTCCTGGAGCAAACCTCCATTGCTTTAGTAGGCAAGTACACCAAGCTTTCAGATTCGTATGCCTCTGTTATTAAAGCACTGGAGCACTCTGCCCTCGCCATCAACTATAAGCTAGAAGTCAAG TACATCGATTCGGCAGACCTAGAGCCAGCAGCGTTGCAGGAGGAGCCGGTGAAGTACCATGAGGCCTGGCAGAAGCTCTGCAGTGCTGA TGGGGTACTTGTTCCTGGAGGCTTTGGTGTGCGAGGCACTGAAGGAAAAATCCAAGCTATTAACTGGGCGAGGAGACAGAAAAAGCCATTTTTAG GTGTTTGTTTGGGCATGCAGTTGGCAGTGTGTGAATTTGCTCGTAATGTACTTGGCTGGGAAG ATGCCAATTCTACAGAATTTGACCCTGAAACAAAACATCCAGTG GTGATTGAAATGCCCGAGCACAATCCGGGGCAGATGGGAGGTACAATGCGGTTGGGAAAAAGGCGCACCTTATTTAAAAACACCTCCAGCTTTCTTC GAAAGCTGTATGGAGATGCTGAATATGTGGACGAAAGGCATCGACATCGCTTTGAG gTGAATCCAGAATTGAAGCAGCACTTCGAGGATAGAGGTTTTCGATTTGTGGGTCAGGATCTGGAGGGGGAGCGAATGGAGATCATTGAACTTGATG ATCACCCTTATTTTGTCGGAGTGCAGTATCACCCAGAATTCACTTCTCGCCCCATCAAACCCTCTCCTCCTTATTTTGGCCTACTACTGGCAGCATCTGGGAAACTACAGAACTACTTACAAAAAGGATGCCGGCTCTCACCTCG ggACACATACAGTGACCGAAGTGGCAGTAGTTCACCGGACTCCGAGATATCTGAAATCAAATTCCCATCACTTTCTTAA